Proteins encoded together in one Penicillium digitatum chromosome 1, complete sequence window:
- a CDS encoding MFS monocarboxylate transporter, putative has translation MEPKEYAPSLTSRSTSFIPSDQQSDSRIILDDEKLPPVDGGVQAWLFLMASAMLEALVWGYAFAFGIFQDYYSTHEPFEDSKNIAVIGTCAMGIAYLIAPLAIIFMILVPGIARWVSTIGVVIMCLSLALSSLSTSVTHLILSQGIGFGIGGCFAYTPTILFMSEWFDKRKGLAFGIVWGGSGVSGIVFPLAIQWLLNQYGIEATLQISSVALFVLAVPFLYFHRPRVCTTEIAYHRLNFRFLHNKVFIIYQLGNTLEAIGFFLPTIYLPTYARSLGASDYMASLTVILVNLFSVFGSIIMGFLSDRFHITTCILMSTVGTVIAVFFVWGFAATIPPLYVFCIAYGLLAGGFSSTWAGVSHEVQKANPLADETVIFPFMETGRGIGNVASGPLSEALLKRDSWRGHALGAYGTGYGTLVICTGATALIGGFSVVARYLKWI, from the exons CGGAGGAGTTCAAGCATGGCTGTTCCTTATGGCATCTGCAATGCTCGAAGCTCTAGTTTGGG GTTACGCATTCGCCTTCGGTATATTTCAAGACTACTACAGTACACATGAACCATTTGAAGATTCAAAAAACATCGCAGTTATTGGGACTTGTGCCATG GGTATCGCGTACCTGATTGCTCCCTTGGCAATCATTTTTATGATTTTAGTGCCTGGGATTGCTCGCTGGGTGTCGACCATTGGAGTTGTTATCATGTGTTTGTCATTGGCACTGAGTTCCCTTTCCACCAGCGTCACGCATCTTATTTTGTCACAAGGGATTGGCTTTGGAATTGGTGGCTGTTTTGCCTATACTCCCACTATCTTATTCATGTCTGAGTGGTTTGATAAACGAAAAGGGCTTGCCTTCGGTATTGTCTGG GGCGGGTCAGGTGTGTCTGGGATAGTCTTCCCACTTGCTATCCAGTGGCTTTTGAACCAGTATGGGATTGAAGCCACACTTCAAATATCCTCAGTGGCATTGTTCGTTCTTGCTGTGCCTTTTCTCTACTTTCATCGACCGAGAGTTTGTACGACAGAAATTGCGTACCACCGTCTAAATTTTCGCTTCTTGCACAACAAAGTCTTCATAATTTACCAGCTTGGCAACACTCTGGAAGCAATCGGGTTCTTCCTGCCGACCATCTACCTTCCAACTTACGCGCGCAGTCTCGGTGCCAGCGACTACATGGCGTCTCTCACAGTCATACTCGTCAATTTGTTTTCAGTTTTTGGATCTATCATCATGGGATTCCTTTCCGACCGATTTCATATCACCACCTGCATCTTGATGTCAACTGTCGGTACCGTCATCGCGGTCTTCTTTGTTTGGGGCTTTGCCGCCACTATCCCTCCGTTATACGTCTTTTGCATTGCCTATGGTCTCCTCGCGGGTGGATTTTCTTCCACGTGGGCGGGGGTGTCCCACGAGGTGCAGAAGGCCAATCCACTAGCAGACGAGACTGTAATATTCCCATTCATGGAAACAGGGCGTGGGATAGGCAATGTGGCAAGTGGCCCCTTAAGTGAGGCTCTTCTCAAGAGAGATAGCTGGCGAGGACACGCATTGGGTGCATATGGAACTGGCTACGGGACACTCGTCATTTGCACCGGCGCAACCGCATTGATAGGCGGCTTTTCCGTTGTGGCCCGGTATTTAAAGTGGATATAA
- a CDS encoding Amino acid permease (Can1), putative, whose amino-acid sequence MSEMVSHNTSAEQNDTKTSANAISAESDNAFQDTKEADAEQNHADASNPGELKRKLKSRHLQMIAIGGTIGTGLFISSGTAIAESGPAGALIAYIFVGSIVYSVMSSLGEVATFIPIPGAFTSYAARLIDPSLGFSMGWIYWFNWASTFAVELTATGTIIQYWDPSLNIAIFIGAFWVFITAMNFLPVNFYGEVEFWFSTIKVATVIGFIIFAICIDVGVGEQGYLGFRYWSTPGAFATYSSHLPASVGKFVGFWAVLIQAGFSYQGTELVGVAAGETENPQKTVPSAIRKTFVRILLFFVLTIFFIGLVVPYDNGRLTTATTNASSSPMVIAADLAGVNVLPSLINAVLLSVVLSAANSNVYSGSRVLTGLANEGFAPACFGWVTKHGVPYISVTFTALFGLLGFMNVSNDAGQVFTWLVNLSSVAGFVTWASINACHIAFMRVLANRGISRDTLPYKAILQPYLAWYGLFFNILIALTQGFTSFIPHFRVTDFFVAYICPIVFVVLYVGHKVIFRPSFVRAADADIDTGRLHYEKEVDAPKPWYWRVWGWVTK is encoded by the exons ATGTCCGAAATGGTCTCTCACAATACCTCTGCGGAACAAAACGATACCAAAACCTCTGCAAATGCGATCTCTGCAGAGTCGGATAATGCTTTCCAAGACACCAAGGAGGCCGATGCCGAGCAAAATCACGCAGACGCCTCCAACCCTGGGGAACTGAAACGCAAGCTGAAAAGCAGACATCTACAGATGATTGCGATCG GCGGAACTATCGGCACAG GGCTCTTTATTTCTAGCGGCACTGCCATCGCCGAATCTGGTCCAGCGGGCGCGTTGATCGCCTACATCTTTGTCGGCTCCATTGTCTATTCTGTCATGAGCTCGTTGGGCGAAGTTGCAACTTTTATCCCAATCCCCGGTGCCTTCACGTCATATGCAGCCCGGCTGATCGACCCAAGCCTTGGATTCTCTATGGGCTGGATTTATTGGTTCAATTGGGCGTCCACATTTGCTGTCGAACTGACCGCCACCGGCACCATCATCCAATATTGGGATCCTAGTCTGAATATTGCCATATTCATCGGGGCGTTCTGGGTGTTTATCACGGCTATGAATTTTCTCCCCGTCAATTTTTACGGAGAGGTGGAGTTTTGGTTTTCCACAATTAAAGTGGCCACGGTTATCGGCTTCATCATTTTTGCCATTTGCATCGATGTCGGAGTTGGGGAGCAGGGCTATCTGGGCTTTCGTTACTGGAGCACGCCGGGGGCTTTTGCTACATATAGTTCCCATTTACCGGCATCGGTAGGCAAGTTCGTTGGTTTCTGGGCGGTGCTTATTCAAGCTGGATTCTCCTATCAAGGCACGGAGCTTGTCGGTGTGGCGGCTGGCGAAACCGAAAACCCACAAAAGACAGTTCCATCGGCTATCCGCAAGACGTTTGTTCGaattctcctcttcttcgtcctgacgatcttcttcattggGCTCGTTGTCCCCTATGACAACGGTCGACTCACTACCGCGACAACCAACGCATCATCCTCGCCTATGGTCATCGCGGCCGATTTGGCAGGAGTAAATGTTCTTCCAAGCTTGATCAATGCCGTGCTTCTGTCCGTGGTTTTATCAGCCGCAAACTCCAATGTGTATAGTGGCAGTCGAGTCCTGACTGGATTGGCCAATGAAGGATTTGCCCCAGCTTGTTTCGGCTGGGTTACCAAGCATGGTGTCCCCTATATTAGTGTGACTTTTACCGCTTTGTTTGGTCTGCTGGGTTTCATGAACGTTTCCAACGATGCTGGTCAAGTCTTCACGTGGCTCGTGAACCTTTCTAGCGTTGCAGGCTTTGTGACCTGGGCCTCGATCAACGCGTGTCATATTGCGTTCATGCGTGTATTGGCAAACCGCGGGATTTCTCGTGATACCCTTCCGTATAAGGCCATCTTGCAACCATACCTCGCTTGGTACGGTCTCTTCTTCAACATCCTTATCGCCCTCACCCAGGGCTTCACTTCTTTCATCCCACATTTCCGAGTGACAGATTTCTTTGTTGCCTACATCTGCCCCATCGTCTTTGTAGTGCTCTATGTCGGGCACAAGGTGATTTTCCGTCCATCATTTGTCCGTGCGGCCGATGCCGATATTGACACAGGGCGCTTGCATTACGAAAAGGAAGTCGATGCTCCTAAGCCATGGTACTGGAGAGTCTGGGGCTGGGTCACGAAGTAA